Proteins encoded together in one Candidatus Polarisedimenticolaceae bacterium window:
- a CDS encoding DUF2846 domain-containing protein, with protein MQDPLDRRARTTLLALLLLLAPAGALAADEKDEAPDDEGYVVFTKDHPLGVAEDGKALVYVLRPTSVGYAIKSFFIVDDTPAGINRGSSYFFTQVDPGKHVFWSKSENVDALELEVEAGKTYYIQQHVQIGGFRARTKLEVLDEEAGKAALAKCKKHGTMTARGRAKADEIVAEHKKDTQEDLDRRAEKATKGK; from the coding sequence ATGCAAGATCCGCTCGATCGCCGCGCTCGGACGACCCTTCTGGCGCTCCTGTTGCTCCTGGCCCCCGCCGGCGCCCTGGCCGCCGACGAAAAGGACGAAGCCCCGGACGACGAGGGATATGTCGTCTTCACCAAGGACCACCCCCTGGGGGTCGCCGAGGACGGCAAGGCTCTCGTCTACGTCCTCCGCCCGACGAGCGTGGGGTACGCGATCAAGAGTTTCTTCATCGTGGACGACACCCCCGCCGGGATCAATCGCGGAAGCAGCTACTTCTTCACGCAGGTCGACCCCGGCAAACACGTCTTCTGGTCGAAGTCGGAGAACGTCGACGCGCTGGAGCTCGAGGTCGAGGCCGGCAAGACGTACTACATCCAGCAGCACGTCCAGATCGGCGGATTCCGCGCGAGGACCAAGCTCGAGGTCCTCGACGAGGAGGCGGGAAAGGCCGCCCTCGCGAAGTGCAAGAAACACGGGACGATGACCGCCCGGGGACGCGCCAAAGCCGACGAGATCGTGGCCGAGCACAAGAAGGACACCCAGGAGGACCTCGATCGGCGTGCGGAAAAGGCAACGAAGGGGAAGTAG